The Meles meles chromosome 6, mMelMel3.1 paternal haplotype, whole genome shotgun sequence DNA segment gaaaattgAGCATAAGTGGTAGCTAGTAAACAGATAATATATGTATTGGTTTTCCAAGTGTCCAAAAGAGGGctcaaaaaaatgaatgaattatataCGAGCAATGGAAATCAAAAGAAGTATATAAATTAACAACTGAGATACAATATGAAGTAAATAATAACCATTTATAAGACAATAGGAATATTGATAAACTGGTTAAGATGTATGGAGTATGTGTTAGGATATATAAGGTTAAGAGTTATTTGCACTACATCTCTGAGAAGGAGCCTTGGTTCTTCTTTATTGAAATGCACAGGAACAGGAATTTCTAAATCTGTGAACATAAATCCCGCATTCTGAGAGAAAAGAATACAATCACATATATAAAGCCTCCCAAACTAAAATTTAGCTTGTAATGACTCAAATCATGTAAATGCAACGGGAATAGTATTGTGACAGCAGAAGATAAAGGAAGAACCTGgctatttacaaatgaaaataagaatgaatcTTAAAGAACATAAGGGTTAGACAGCCTGAAACACAGTACAAACAAAAGTCAAAAGTTAAGTCTTGTGAGACCAGCCAGAAAGATGGTCTGGTCTAAGGATCCTACATCATCAAAATCTGACATGATTGAATATTTGAATAATCCATCTAACTCCTCTTACTCTGATTCCCTACTCATTAATGTCCTTTTCATCACCTGACTTCTCATAAAATTCCCTATAATGAAATAGTAAGTTAGGTTTTCATGACAGTTCAGACCACTTTACTAATTTTTAACAGCAAATTGATAGACTGACATCTTGATATACACATATTTGTATCAGTGTCAAAATATTTAGTGTCAATAGCAAGCATTCCCTTATATAACCCACTTGGACATTGACAAGATTCAATTTTGAATTCTAGACCATAGTAAATTCATCAAGGTAATGTCTCCTGAGAAGCAAACAATTGGCCTTCTCTGGAAGATACTTTTTATCACACCACATGCTTCCTCCAACCAGAGGCAGCAACACAATTTCTCAGTTAAGATTCTTTAAGAACCATACTATTTTCATCTGGAACACCTAAACAGTAATAAGGTACATGGAAACTGATACTGAAACCATAGGAATTTAACATTATCTCAAGTCAGTAAGGAAACTCCCTAATACTTTTGTCATTTATGAAATTCTTCTATAAGCAATAAATTGACTACATACTTTCCTCATTgccactttcatttctttgttcctaAATGTATAGATGACTGAATTTAAAAAGGGAGTAAGAACTGCATCAAAAACAGCAAGAAACTTGTCTAAGTGTGATGTGGGGTGAGGCCAGATATAAACAAAGATGCAAGGACCAAAGAACAAAATCACCACCATGACATGAGTTGACAAAGTGGAAAGGGCCTTGGATGAGCCTCTTGAGGAGTGTTTCCGAACAGTGATCAGGATGAAGCTGTAGGAGATGATCAATATGAAGAATGATCCCAGAGATATAAACCCACTGTTGGCTGTGACCATGAACTCTAAACTGTAGGTATCTGTGCAGGCAAGTTTGAGGAACCGAGGGAAGTCACAGTAAAAGCTGTCTAATAAATTAGGGCCACAGAATGGCAATTTTATAACAAAAACCAGTTGAATCGCAGAGTGGGTCAAGCCAATTACCCATGCAGCAACCAgaagcaaaatacacatttttcggTTCATAATAGACAAATAGTGCAGAGGCTTACATATGGCAACGTATCTGTCAAAGGCCATGGCAATGAGCAGCACCATCTCCACACCACCAATGACATGAAGAAAGAAGATTTGAGTGATACAGCCACCAAAGGAGATGACTTTATGCTTCCTAAAAAGATCATAAATCATCTTGGGAGAAATGACAGAAGAAACCCCGAGGTCAATGAAGGAGAGGTTAGCCAACAGAAAGTACATGGGGGAGTGCAAGTGAGGGTTAGAAGCCACAGTGAACATGATGAGGGTATTTCCCATCATGCTTGCCACATAAAACgtggaggagaaaacaaagagaagaagtTGGATTTCCCAGGAGTTGGTGAGTCCCAGGAACACAAACTCTGACACCACAGAATGATTCACTCCATCCATTACTTTATCAGCTAGAATGTTtccagataaaagaaaataaaaaagaatctaaaataagAATGTTAATAAAGTTCTATATTACAATGATTAATTATTCAAGGATATTCACACTGTGAGGACTATCCCCTCAATTCCCTCACAGGGACATTATTAAATAAGCATTTTACCTGGTATCACCTAAAGCAGTTGCTTCACTTACATATACAACATCCCTAACACCATGGCTTCTAGGACTATTCATctataaacaagaaaatgaagcaaatatgaaaacattttacatGCACATAGCAAGGATTGGGAGGGGTAGGGAAGGTAGTATAGtacaaaacaatgagaaaaagaaagaggaggtgaGAAAGATGGCATTTGCCAGACTTCACTGGTACTCTTTTAATTGTTCATAGAACAATTCTTCAGCCATTCAAGTTGTCTCATTTCTTTCCCTTGTTAATCTTAGGCACATAATATGTCTCTTATAGTCATACTTATACCACTATCTACAATCATATTTGTAATTCACACAATGCCCACAGGCTAACAGTGAGCATTAGAGAACCAGGCATAGGGTATAGAGGTGAATCAAGAGTATGACAGGATCGAGGCAAGCATAGATTAGATATTAATGGAACAGAGTATTTGCATGGGCACCCAGAAAGTATAAGTACCTGGTAGGATGATTAGCAGCCAGGACATGACCAAAAGTATAAGAATGAAGGGGGTATTATGGGAAGTCAAGGAAGTTAAGGAAGCCAATTTAATTTATCTGTCCAGATTCTTCATAATCTCTGAAGTTTGTGAGCCTTGGTTATAGCTATTGGAGCCCTGAGTTTTGGAATTTGCTGGGGATGAAGAATGCACACTAACGGTATAATTGCCATTAACTATTGACTCTCTCCTATCCCTTCATCAGCCTTAGCCTCTTTTATCCCTCTTATCTCATCTCTCTGCTTCAAATCTGTCAAGTCTCTGGGATCCAATGCCAAGTCTGACTATTCCCTGAGCCTAATTCTGGGTGACCCGCATGACTCTCTCTAGTTCTTACccagtttttgtgtttgtttgtttggttttttttggcaAAGAATACAATGTTACCACATGGAAGATATATTCTCTTGCCTGTAGGTccaagagttctgttttgtgtgtctcaAACCCTCTTGGCTCCCATAATACTTAGATATGCTACTAAATGGTACAGTGATCTGAGGAGATAAGTTGCAGGATAAAAAGTAAAGGGCTGGTAAAATAAAGGTACGTGAATGCACAAAAAGCCTCACACCTGGAACTGAAAGGAAAGGGCAAGAGAAAcccagaaataggaaaaaaaaatgaatcccaaagctttttcttttattatgtgtctttatatatgcacatatacattcATCTCAGTTGTACATGATGAGTGAAATCagtcataaaaatattatctgaCAAATCTCATGATTACCTACTTCAAATTAATAacttgaaaatgagaaaatagggcacctgggtggctcagttggctaagtgtctaccttcagctcaggtcataatctcaaggtcctgggatcaaaccccacattgggctccctattcagcagggagtctgcttctccttctgccctccccttctggttctctctctctctctccctctttctctctcaaataaataaaaataaaatattttttctaaaaatgagaaaacagtagTCTAGTGAGGAACAAACAACTAGTTATAGACAGAGAATCTTGGGTTTTCTAGTCCACATACGGCTTCAGATTCCACATGCGAGAAAAATCATAAAGTGGGAGGAAACATGCCGAACCTAGATCTACTCAGCCCAAAATCATAGCAACTAGTTACATATGGttagtaaatgaaattaaaatctatttccttggttgtactagtcacatttcaagtgctcaatagcctcATCTAGCTAGTGGTTATGGATAGAATAGtgaaatacagaacatttccaatCACTACTGATCCcataaatgtaaatcaaaatcccatttcctccatgaaAATTCTCCTAGTAACTCTACTTTATATGTATCTCTTCTCTTATTCCTAGAAGGCAggaaacttaaattttaattgaaaaataattatccatataaaaataaaccacaaTATGTAGTACCATAGGAGACATACCAGATGTCTACTCTTGGCCAGGAAGGATACACAAGATTCCAGGAAATTCAGAGACAACTTCATGAAGGAGAAAGTTCTTATGAGTTTTGAGAAAACAACTGTAGGAGTTTAGTAAgttgagagaggagaggaaagcttTCTAAAAAGAGATAATAACTGATTGCTTATTTAGAGCAATCAGTTTTTACTAATCATAATTCCTCAATGGTTTCAATTTTATAGATTTTCCCTCCTTAAATATATGTAAGTTTGAGAAGGAAAAGGACCACCTCGTCTGGCTCCTGTGTTTCCTAAAATATAGTTAATACTTCTCTGAAATAAAGTCACTTTCTCTGGTCCATAGTTTTTCACAGTTCCTATTTTTCTAGTCTACCATCTTTTTCTATGGAGTCAGCATGCACAAAGGTAGTCTCCAAATTCAAAACTAAGCATTAACACATTTCCCAGTCACTCCCAAGAGAATGCCTGGTATTCTTGCTATAAACTTCCAGTTGAGGAGTATGGAAGCCTCATCTCAAGACTTACAATGGTCCATGGTTTAACTTCATGAAACTTTAGAAAACAAGAAGAAGcatgtaaaaggaaaagaaagggctgGGGGAGCAATAGTTCCAATAGCAGCCAGTATAGCAGGGAATTTATACAGTTCCTTTTTCCAGGCTTCATGATATAATTAGTAATAATCTTCCATGCCCTTGTtaaagtcaaaaaagaaaatatggatttttttcaccATATTCCAGAAGTTTCTAAAGTATTTAATGGTGGAATCTTAGAGCTGGAAaatcatacattatttttatggcaCAATTTACTAAATACTCTGTATGTTTGATCCTTGTGATTACCTGCAGGGTAGATATACCTGAtagaattattttcatatatagatGCAAAATCTCAATATCAGAGAAGTTAGTAACTTACCTAAAAACATAGTAACTTAGTTTGAAATCAAAAACCAGACTTTCTGATTCCAAATCCAGTGCTGTTTTGACATATGCAAATATGGTATCTGTTCATGATCTAAAATAATTATTCCTGTTATGAATTTTGAgcaagaatacaaaaaaaaatgtacaccTTCAGCtgacacaatgttatatgtcaattattatttcaataaatctggaaaaaaaagaattccattttaCTCAGAAGAATATTCCATCCCACCCACATAAACagttaatatatacataaattaacTTACCCAAGATTTTATAGCTACTAGTGGCACACCCAAGACTTAAACCTACATATGATTGCTACAAGTTACAGGGAAGGGAGAAAGCTGACTGCTGattagaatgggaaaaaaaacaaaatccactaACGTTTTGGTGCTAGTAAGACTCACCAgggatgcctgaatggctcagtcacttaagtgtctgactttggctcaggccatgatgtcaggattctgggatccagccctgttgtcaggattcctgctcagcagggagactatttgtccctctccctctgctctccctcctcctccccacccactcctGTAAGTGTGtgctctcacaaataaataaaatcttaaaaaaaaaaagaatcagcaagTCAGGGGACCATTTATTCATAAAAAGCCATAGTAATTAACAGACAAGTAATTTCCCacctaaagagaaaaatttaggAGCCATTCAAAATTTGAAGTCATGAGAAACAAAGATTTACTTAAAGGATAACATATAAAGAGCTAATGGAGGAAACATACATGgccaaaaaagaacaaatgcatAGTATTTGTCATCATcattatattactattattactatttttacatATTATCTGCCTTTTAAAAGCCCTGCTTCAAAGTACAAAAAGCAGGGGAAAAGGAATGTCAGAGAATTAAGTAATGGCCTACATTCACATGATAAAGAGTGACCAAAATTAGAAGACTAAGTAAAAGGCATAGATTTAGGGCTGAATATCATTGGTGccattaaagagagagaaagtcaaaCAGCAGAGAGAAAAGTCAAGATTTTAGGGAGGTAACAGATGGTTTAAAGTAGAGAAAgcaaaatcaggaaatgacaatTTCAATAATATAGGGGGAAGGTTTTGGGGTGGGAGTAGGAAAATAAGGCAATATGTTATGTGTATAAAATGTATAGAGTAccagaaatcaacaaaaatagtTACATTTTCCTAGCAACTGTGACAATCTTATTGAAGATGGGTACTTATTGAAGATGAACTTAGTCAAAAGCTAGATGGAATCTTTCTGTGACACCATTCAGAAATGTTCAGGGACTTAATATCCAGAATTTAAGAGTAGCACATTTGTTTGGCACATTAAGCAGAATAGAATATCAAAAGAGACAGAAATCCGTTgtacacttgttttgtttcttaaattccacatgagtgaaattgcatggtatttgtctttctcggactTATTTTTCTTACCATTATACTTTTTAGATCCattctgtgttgttgcaaatggcaaggtttattctttttgtggctgaataatattccacatcttcttaatccattcatgtattgataaacacttgggctgcttccataatttggctattgtacataatgctgcaaTAACCGTAGGGGTGCATGTATCATTTTGACcttaaacagagaacaaactgatggttatgagAGCAGAGATGATTGGgggaatgggtaaaataggtgaaggggattaagagtacacttatcacaatgagcactgagcaatgtatagaattgtcaaatcactgtactgtacacctaaaactaacataacactgttaactatatggaattaaaattaaaaactttatataaaaaataaaatatgttcccttaaaagagagacagagacagacatccTTGGAAGTTTTAGGTCACACTAAAATTGTTGAACCAAATTACATACCAGACAACGCAGCAAGTGAAGCCAAAGATGAGCTGGCGTATGGAGATAACAATACAGATCAGAGATCTTAAAAGCAGGGACAGTAACTGTAATCTTGTGGTAACTCTTTTACTCTATCTCTCTCCCCTATCTTGATTCTCAAAACTGGACTCTCACTAAAAATCAACTTCACTACAACATTAGGACTATAGTTAATGCTgcttatatgatatataaaaagtTGTTGAGAGttaatcctaagagttctcaacacaagaatttttttctcttttctttttatttaatctaTAAGATTATCAGTGTTAATTAAACCTATTgtgtaatcatttcataatatatgtaaatcaatcCATCATACTGTATACCTTCAACTTATAgcaatgtatgtcaattatttctcaaaaaaaaaactagaaaaaaatcaactttacttTCTTTCACATGCCTTTCTCTATATAATTGTCCCATACTTCTTTCCTATATAATTTCTGTTCCTGCTCATTTTATTATAACTTTCCTCTCTGGAAGCATAGGAATCTGTGAAGGACATTTTTCTTCTGATAGAAGATGGTCCACCAAGCCCTCAGTCCCTCTTCACTAGACCACCTACCTAACCTATCAAAAGATCTCAGGTAGCAGTGTAATCAGGGAGTCAGAGAAGTTCCACCGACCGAATTTGCTCCTGTGTATAAGCATTGCCCATATCCTTCCACCCACTCTCCCCAGGGCAAGGAGCTAAATAAAACTCTGTTGTTTTGAGAAAGGCATCTAATTAAGCTATAGCAGAAGGCTGTAACCAAGTGATGAATAGAGTTCCAGGATTTTCAAACTGAGATAATCAGGCCAAGGGAACTGCCTCATAGGATTACAAAGGATAGAGGAAAGAggtgtagaatttttttttaagaaaagctcCACTGTTCTATTTCTTACATACTTTCTAACTTTATTTTATGATATGACAGGAAAATACCTAATAAAAGATGCATGTTctaattaaatggaaaaaactCCAAAACTTTTGTGAAAAAAAGGTGTAGAACTTGGAAATCTTGACACATTTTGTCAACTCAGTCTCTGTGTGTTCAAAGGTCCAAGCAACAATTAAGAGCAGCAAGCATGAGTAAATATGAAAGACTTAGAATAATGGAGGAAGATATGAACAGGTGGAGTAGAAACAGATTAGGACAAGAGACatagagatggagatggagagacGTTTGCACAAACCCTTTACATTCTGGAGAAACAATAGAGAATCAACTAAGAGAATTGTCAGAGTGCAGCAAATTTGAATACTGCAAGATAACTCATGCAAAAACTGTGAATACAAGGATACATAATTAAGTACATTAAGATTATTGcattcaaaataaaacccaaaatatgattttcttggattttatatatgttaaatatgaaaaacattaaaataaaatacattttaaataagaatataaattaaCCATTACAGACCTATACTGTCTTCTACTCTAGTAAGTCAAATATAGTAGAACCAGTAGaagacaaaaagaatgaaatgacaattcataaagaagaaaaattaaaagccagcaaacatacagaaatataaaactttgaggcaaaaatttggtgtttatcctTTCAACATTACATAATGGCAAAGGGCACTCGTGGATTATCCAGGAGAATATACTTAATTCACCTACTAAGTATTGATTAAAGGATACAGACTTAGTGAAGCTCCCATTTTCCTCATAGATTTTTGCTCAATAGAGATGTATATAATTTCTGTCCAAAAGAACAGATAACGCAA contains these protein-coding regions:
- the LOC123944371 gene encoding olfactory receptor 4F3/4F16/4F29-like; protein product: MDGVNHSVVSEFVFLGLTNSWEIQLLLFVFSSTFYVASMMGNTLIMFTVASNPHLHSPMYFLLANLSFIDLGVSSVISPKMIYDLFRKHKVISFGGCITQIFFLHVIGGVEMVLLIAMAFDRYVAICKPLHYLSIMNRKMCILLLVAAWVIGLTHSAIQLVFVIKLPFCGPNLLDSFYCDFPRFLKLACTDTYSLEFMVTANSGFISLGSFFILIISYSFILITVRKHSSRGSSKALSTLSTHVMVVILFFGPCIFVYIWPHPTSHLDKFLAVFDAVLTPFLNSVIYTFRNKEMKVAMRKVCSQFIAYRRIS